The proteins below are encoded in one region of Mangifera indica cultivar Alphonso chromosome 7, CATAS_Mindica_2.1, whole genome shotgun sequence:
- the LOC123221963 gene encoding chaperonin CPN60, mitochondrial, with product MYRFASNLASKARIARNNTQPIGSRLSWNRNYAAKDIKFGVEARALMLKGVEELADAVKVTMGPKGRNVVIEQSWGAPKVTKDGVTVAKSIEFKDKIKNIGASLVKQVANATNDVAGDGTTCATVLTRAIFTEGCKSVAAGMNAMDLRRGISMAVDAVVTNLKSRARMISTSEEIAQVGTISANGEREIGELIAKAMEKVGKEGVITIQDGKTLYNELEVVEGMKLDRGYISPYFITNQKNQKCELEDPLILIHEKKISNLNAVVKVLELALKRQRPLLIVAEDVESDALATLILNKLRAGIKVCAIKAPGFGENRKANMQDLATLTGGEVVTEELGMDLEKVNLDMLGTCKKVTISKDDTVVLDGAGDKKVIEERCEQIRSAIELSTSDYDKEKLQERLAKLSGGVAVLKIGGASEAEVSEKKDRVTDALNATKAAVEEGIVPGGGVALLFAAKELDKLPTANFDQKIGVQIIQNALKMPVHTIASNAGAEGAVIVGKLLEQDNTDLGYDAAKGEYVDMVKAGVIDPLKVIRTALVDAASVSSLMTTTEAVVVELPKDEKEAPAMGGGMGGMGGMDY from the exons ATGTATCGCTTCGCTTCAAATCTCGCATCCAAAGCTag GATCGCTAGGAACAATACCCAGCCG ATTGGGAGTAGATTGAGTTGGAACAGAAACTATGCAGCAAAAGACATTAAATTTGGAGTGGAGGCTCGAGCTTTGATGCTGAAGGGCGTTGAAGAGCTCGCTGATGCTGTCAAAGTCACCATGGGACCTAAG GGCCGTAATGTGGTTATTGAACAAAGCTGGGGTGCTCCCAAGGTGACCAAAGATGGTGTAACTGTTGCAAAGAGCATTGagtttaaggataaaattaagaatattggTGCTAGTCTTGTGAAACAGGTTGCAAATGCCACCAATGATGTCGCTGGTGATG GGACCACTTGTGCAACTGTTCTTACACGAGCAATATTTACTGAAGGGTGCAAATCAGTTGCTGCTGGTATGAATGCTATGGACCTAAGACGCGGTATCAGTATGGCAGTTGATGCTGTGGTAACAAATTTAAAGAGTAGAGCAAGAATGATCAGCACATCAGAGGAAATAGCTCAG GTGGGGACAATATCAGCAAATGGAGAAAGAGAAATTGGTGAGTTAATAGCAAAAGCTATGGAAAAGGTTGGAAAAGAGGGAGTAATCACAATTCAA GATGGTAAAACGTTATATAATGAGTTGGAAGTTGTTGAGGGAATGAAGCTTGACAGAGGTTACATATCCCCATATTTCATCACCAATCAGAAAAATCAAAAATGT GAATTAGAAGATCCTCTTATTCTGATCCATGAGAAGAAAATCTCAAATCTAAATGCTGTTGTGAAAGTATTGGAGCTGGCATTGAAG AGACAAAGGCCTTTACTGATTGTAGCTGAAGATGTGGAAAGTGACGCTCTAGCTACACTTATCCTAAACAAGCTTCGTGCTGGAATCAAG GTCTGTGCCATTAAGGCCCCTGGTTTTGGAGAGAACAGGAAGGCCAATATGCAGGATCTTGCCACTCTCACAGGGGGCGAA GTTGTAACCGAGGAGCTTGGTATGGATCTTGAAAAGGTGAATCTAGATATGCTTGGCACTTGCAAAAAG GTTACAATATCAAAAGATGACACTGTTGTTCTCGATGGGGCTGGTGATAAGAAGGTCATTGAGGAAAGATGTGAGCAG ATTAGGTCAGCAATCGAATTGAGCACTTCTGATTATGACAAGGAGAAGTTGCAAGAGAGATTGGCAAAGCTTTCTGGTGGTGTTGCCGTATTGAAG ATCGGAGGAGCTAGTGAAGCTGAAGTTAGTGAGAAGAAAGATAGAGTTACTGACGCCTTAAATGCTACAAAGGCAGCTGTAGAAGAGGGCATTGTCCCAG GTGGTGGAGTGGCTCTACTTTTTGCAGCGAAGGAGTTGGACAAATTGCCCACTGCCAACTTTGACCAGAAAATTGGTGTTCAGATCATTCAAAATGCTCTGAAG ATGCCAGTTCATACAATTGCTTCTAATGCGGGCGCAGAGGGTGCTGTTATTGTCGGTAAGCTATTAGAACAGGATAATACTGATCTTGGGTATGATGCTGCCAAAGGTGAATATGTTGATATGGTGAAAGCTGGAGTTATTGACCCATTGAAAGTGATCAGAACCGCTTTGGTTGATGCTGCAAG TGTGTCATCTTTGATGACCACAACTGAGGCCGTTGTGGTTGAACTTCCAAAGGATGAGAAGGAAGCCCCGGCAATGGGCGGTGGCATGGGTGGTATGGGTGGCATGGATTATTGA